The following is a genomic window from Dryobates pubescens isolate bDryPub1 chromosome 29, bDryPub1.pri, whole genome shotgun sequence.
GGCACGGAGCGAGCATGGCCAGGAGCGacgcagagcagcccctgctcctgtgctggtgggCACAGGAGTggacctgagcctcctcctcggCCCACgccccaggaggggcaggggcagagcccccGCAGGGTGCTCGCAGCCACAcgagggtgctgcagccccgCGCAGCGCAGCCCGCGGCGCCCCGGGACAGGGACCCTCTGCCGCCCTGGGGCTGCCACCCACGCCACGAACAGAGGACATCTCGCAGCTCAGCTCCGGAACCGGGCAGAAGGGCCCCGGTGGATCAAGTTTTCCTTGTGCCAACCTGACCCTGGcgcagaggggcagggacagaGGGGACAAACCTCTGGGATGTCCGAAGGCTCTTCTGGCTCTCCCGAGCGAGGGGACCTGCGCCACAGGAGAGTGCCCAAGGGGGGTCTTGGTCCCAGACCCTCCAGGAGGAGAGACCTGGGAACGTGAGggaccctggggctgagctggctggaAGCCTGCGTGGGCAAGTGGCTTGTGCTGGGTCTCCACTTGCTGGTCCCTCACCCCCAAGCACTTTGtgctcagcaggcaggggacagctccTGGTGGTGTGAACCACATCCAGATGCCTGAGCCCCaaagcccagggctctgcagccccagggggcttCCACACCGTTGCCATCTCAGGCTGGAGCCTGGGGTGAATGCCAAGCTGTTGGCACATACAAcgcaccccaaaccccacagcctggcagaggcacccagcagccacactcacctggagctgggggagaccctgggcacagccttccCCCACACCAGTGCCAGAGAAAGGAGGTGGGAGCCTTGGGATACGACtcgggagcaggcaggggatgcTTCGGCTCCTCAGTCACACAGACACCAGGGGCTGTGCCCGGGGgagagccagcagcttcccaccccctgggtgctggcagagcgCCGCTGGGGTGGCGCTGAGCAGGGTCCATCCTGCCCCCCACCGAGCTCCGCGGCGCTTCCAAAGCGGCACAATGGTTTGGCCGCTCCgaagcctgccctgggggctctctctgtttgtttgtgtggaGCCAGGAGAGTTCACGTTCCCAAGCCTTCCCCCGCAGCCACTACAGCAGggctgcttgggttttttgttggatacaaaagcagcaagcagagctctgcctgtaaCCTCAGCTCCCCTGAGCAGggcaccagccccaggcaccaaacaggctgctgaggagaggctgaaggagctctgggagcctgggggtgggggttctGCTGCCccatttcttcctttccaaGCCAAGAATTTCAGCCTGAGCTCCATTTCTAACCACAGCAACGtgcactggggagaggccatCTTGGAGAGCCTCTGCCGTTCCCGTTTGAAAGCAAAAAGCACAAGGGAGAGGGCAAAAAAAGTCATTCAAACCTACCCAGTGGAGTCATTGAGTCCATCTCAACGCAGGCACCGCTggggcagcacctcccaggcaccagcagctaAAGAAGGCAGCACAAAGCCCAAGGAAATGCCCagttcccagcagcctgcagccaggagagggctgctgagcagagacctCGGCCTGAGAGCAACCAGATCCTACCtgcgctgctcctgctgccctccagggCTCAGGCACcggcagggtgggaagggaactcGCTGGGACCAAGCATCTCACACcaccagcctgctctgggggagctgggggggggggggaggagggttggGGGAACACCGAGTTTTGGAGCAACCTGCTCCTCCAGGAAGGTaaaccccagcagggctgcccagcaagCTCCAGCTTGGCTGCATTTAAAGGATCAGCACCAATGACACACACCTGGGGGAGAGCTGCCTCTGCGGGGGCAGGTGAGTGCTGGGGCGAGGAGCCAGGGGGGCtccaggctctgggggggggttagcaaagcccccagcagctggggacccatccccctggggctggagccagctgctccccagctgctgctcccgaAGGAAGGATGGATCAGAGCACGAGGAGTTGTTTTTATTGGGAGCGTTTGCTTCCTGCCACCAGgacgcagcagcagcagcagggacacgtacaggggctggagagcttgTGCTCCGTGTGAGGAGGGCTGTGCACGGCCCAGACttctgctgagctcagcagaaGTGGCCAAAgcgctggagctgcagccctgcccatggcagagcagagctctttgCTCCAAGCCTCACCCCACAGCTTAGCCCAAGGCCACCTCTGCACCGGGCTCAGGAGCCCCTGGTGCAGAAGCTGCTACCCAGGCTGGGCaagggctcagggctggtgtTTCAGCCCCCACTTCAtgcacacaggagctcagtgaggTCTCAGCAAGAGCATCTCCAGGGGGTTAAGGGAGCAGCTTTGGTGCTTGGGACAGCTGGAAGGGGAATTTATTCTCTGTCCATCCTGGTTTCCTCCTTTGGTCCTGGTGGAACTCTTGTGTTGTCctctgggcagagagagagcaaaaccttcctcctgccttctcctctgtAGGGGAGCTctactgtgtgctgctgctgcctggaccagcccctggcacttggtgacagCAGTGTGGCAGAGGAGCTCATGAGTGGTTGGCATCCTGCCACACCCTggtcccagcctctcctctccaacaGAAGACCTCAGGCAGTGCCACGGAGCAGCAGTGTTCTCCCGGGGGGCAGTTGAGGGCCaccagctcagccaggccacacagcagacagcaggagacagctgaaagaaacctcccagagcagccagggcacaTTCCCCAGGTAGCAGCAACcgtcctgcagccagggcaaggctggcacGGGGGCAGAgatccaggctgctgccctgggagccttctcaGGCTTCAGCAGCAGGTGAAGGCAGGTCCCAGCCTCGgagagagctctgcctgcaaacCCTGCTTGGTGTGGGCACCTCGGGCTCCCCACAAATCCCAGAGCTTTGTGCCTGGCTCCCCGTGGAGGGGGCCAGGGattcctgctggctgctccaggaATGTCCTTTCTGcaccctgccaggagcagggaaagctgCGGCTGGCCGGGAGCTGCCGAACGCTGCCCGCGGGGCTGCTCCCGGGGGCCAGGGGCACCGAGCACTGCGGTGGCTGCCACATCACCCCTGAGGTTTCAGCTTCCAGGAGCCTGATGGGcacctgcctcctgaccccctcGTGGGAGAGGGAAGCTCAgggagccccctccccactgaCCCCGGGGCTGGTTTCTAGccccctctgctgccacccACATCTGCTGACCAGGAGGCTGGTGGGACCCTCGTGATTTCCCCTTCCTGATCCAAAGGCTATTCATGACCAAGGGCacagcttccccttcccagctccaaaCTGGCCAGAGAAGCTTCCTGCCTCCAGCGAAGCCCCTCCCGGAGGGGCAGTCCAGctgctttccccctcccaccctcgGCAGGACCAAGCCGAAGCTGCCTctgcatcccctccctgccccgtgGTGAGGTGTGCCCCTTCTCTttggcagctcccctgcccaaTGTCCGCAGCGCAGGGACGTTGCCAAGGCTGCACTGAGCATCCCCGGGGCACAGGTGGCATCCCCGGGGCACAGCCCCCGTGCCCACACACTGCTGCACGCTCCCAGGCaacacccagcccagctggggggACCAGGACGAGGGGGTTGGGAGGGTGGGGGCTCAGTGGGCATTACCAGTACGGGGTGGTGGCAAGGAGGATCTGCAGAGCCATGGAgaagcagggcagctgtgccaggctgtatGCCAGGGAGCGTGTGGgggccctcagctgcagcaggtagGCGACGGTGTGGACGATGCGCCCCAGGCAGAAGATGAGGAAGTGCATCCTGGCCACCGCGGGGCTGGGATCCAGCAGGGAGTAGATGGCTccgaggaagaggaaggggaagatgTTCTCCATGTCATTCCGGTGTGCCCTGGGAGGGAGatgaggctgctgctccccaccaggctgccctgctgccgccCATCCCTTCCGtgcccacccagccccaggcagcaggatcccAGCCCCgggcctgcccctggggggctgcaCGCCTGAAGCTCACTCTCCCCCCGACAGCTGACAGCTCGAGGGTTGGAGCCCTTCAGCGAAGCGAAGCAGagagcccagggagctgtgaaAGCCCCAAGCtggtgcagctcctgctgctgtagcAGCCGTGCCAGGAGGGCTCGGTGGgggtgggagcctgcagagggaggagctgcatcCCCTGCCAGACCGACAGCATGGAGGGGAGGTGCaggaagctcctcctggccagaCAGTCCCCGGGCAGAGCCAACCCTTCCCAGACACAAGCACAGGcttgctgctcacagcccccagcccagggccccaTCTGCCATCCCAAGCCAGCATCAGCTCTGTGGGCACCACCACAAACCCCTCCTGGGGCCATGGGGATGAGACCCTTGCTTTGTGGTCAGCAGTGCGGGGACAGGGCAGCTGCCAGACCCCCACCACCCCATCCTGCAACAGCCTCTGGGGCCTGGGggttcagcagggctgggagggcaaaCAGGAGAACAGGGagcaggaaggggggaaaaaagccacttGTGGttccagagctgagctgtggccaGGGACCCCTCTGGGAGGCGAGGGGggaccctccctgccctgcctgccctgcccagaccccacagcctggccatggctctgctcccctcctggcAGCACCTGAGCAtaaaccccaaccccagcctTGCTGAGGGCAGCACCTCAggcttcccctgccctgcccagggctgtggacaGCCAGCCAGGACCAGCTCCTTGTGCTGAAATTGCTCAAGTCAGACCCCAGGCCCCCCCAGGTCTTGGCTGCAGCTCCAGTTCTTTATTTCTATGGAAATTCACTTTCTGActaagcagaggaggaggaggaggaggaggagggggaggaggaggaaggaagattaTGGGCActactattttctttttcctagcaAGGAAGCAGCTCATTTGTCATCCTCCTCCCCCTAAGCCTGGGGATTAGGTGGCACTGGGTGGTTTGTGGAGCAGACCTTGCAGGCAgtgggaggtgggaggtgaggtccCCACccgcagcagagctggtggctgagggctcagtgacagccaggcacagctccagccccttccctgcacgTCCCAGTGACTCAGCCCAGCATGAGGGGCACCTCCTCTGGGTAAGGGGGGCTGCAAACCAAGCCTGGGGCTGAATCTCCCCTTGGTTTACCTCTCGGACACTGTGAGCCCCATGGGAGAGGGCTATAGGAGGCAGATCAAGTGCAGGCTCTTCCCAGCCCCCCAAAGagggcagctgcacacagcactgggaccaggcacacagctccctgccccagctgtgcaggggtctgggggggtctggggtctgtgccagagcagggcacaaggAGCCCAACCCTGGGATACCAACCTGCAGCCTgacaccaccctggccactaaaccctggccccaggtgccatggccacaggtttcctgaagccctccagggacagggactccaccacccccccgggcagcctgtgccagtccctgaccgcTCCTGCGGCACGGCAATTGCTGctaacccccagccctgccctggcaccgtGCTCCTGTTAAAGATTAAGCTGCTCTGGCGTGCAGAGcgccagagcccagctccaggcaTCCCCTGCTCCGTTCGGGAGCCCTCCTCGCCCCTGCAGCCGCCAGGGCTGCCCCGCGGTACCCACCTGCGGCAGCGCTCCACGGCGGGGTCCTGGCGGCAGAACTGCAGCCCCCCGTTGCGCAGAGCATCCTCGgggttggcaaaggcctgcaggagaCAGCCCCACACctgggcactgagctgggctCGGCAGGAGCTTTGCTCCGCAGCTTTAAGagcggggggaggggtgggggtctctTCCCGCCCCAGTTTCTCTCCACCCTTCACCaacagagctgcccctgcctgtgcctggggctcaAGCCCTGCACCCCCGCAGGggttttccctctctctgagGAAGCCTAAGCCTGCCCCCTGAGCAGGTCCCACAGCAGGGGCTGAAGGGGGCCCCAGCCTGATCCCAGTCCACGGCTCCCAGGGAAACCGTTTAACTtcggcagcccccaggcaggatccgtgctggcacagagctggcaggcacCGGATGTGGCACCCAGAAGACAGCCCTGGTTGGTTCCCCCTGGCGAGGAGGAGCACTCCCCGGCTGCCTTTGTGGCAGTGGCACTGTGACTGCAGCCAGCCCCGAGGAAATCAGATCCTGACCTAATGAAGTTACAAACAAAAGTGATTtacaggagctgcccagctctgctcagaggctgctcctgggggacaggcagcagcttccctctgcagcctgcacaggacCCTGGTGCTGCCTCTAGTCATTAACAAGCCCAGagtgccccagggctgcagcatcctcagggGAGAAGCCAAATCAGCAGCTCCAGTGACACTGCAGCACGGGGATCACCCCCGGCGTTtgagctgagagcagcaagctccctcctgctccactgATGCAGCTGGAAATCCATCAGGTACCTCgaaacagctcctgctgagctctgccacgAGTTCAGTTTAGGCTGTGGGTGATAGAGGTCCAGCTGCCCCCaactcctgccagcagccagagctccctggacttccccctgtgcccaggagccatTTCCTCCACCTCATGTTTGCATTCCCCACGGCTCTCTGCCCTCCTGGGGAGTtcacaggcacccagcccctgagAGCTCCAAAGCTTTCTGCTCCACTGCAAGTGGCAAAGCCCTGTTGCAAAGATTTCTTCTTGaacctcttctcctcctccctttcccccctcccaggcGCAGTAACTGAGCTGCGAGcagcctgtttgcagaggcAGTTCACCTGCGTGGCGAGTTGGATCCCAGCCTGCTGTTTAGATTGGGAGTCAGAAAGCACAAACATCAGGCTGCAGATGgcagaaacaaacacaaagagCCCAAGAGAAGTGAGATATTtatctgctgcagctcccaaacATGTTTTGCTTTCAAGTCAGCTCAAAGGAAACTCAGCTTGCTGCAGGAAAACTTTGTTGGCCCTTTGGAGGAGtacaagaagaaagagaaaccaCAGAAAcccaggggggagggggaagaaaaccaaaaaccacacagaaagggagaagaaggcAAAGGAAAGTGGCTCTCACCTTCTTTCTGAGCCTGACTTGTCCCGTGATGATGGCAACAACGAACATCTTCACGATCAGGACGGTGCTGTAGAAGGCGAAGCACAGCAGGACCTcgttctgcagcatgctgcgGGAGCTGCCGCTCGGtcgcctgcagccctgggagccggCGGAGGTCTTGCCGGTGCTGGGAGAGGGCTCTGCGAGAGGGGCAGGAAGAGCCGCGCTGGAACAGCACCAGccatcagctctgccctcagccggAGCCCACAGCCCGGCACGGCCCCGGCAGGACCCTGTGGGAATGCTGCTGGGGAGCCGAGTCCGGAGCAGGACGTCgcaggctgcttctgctcctcaccccctgcCACCGGCAGCTCCCTGAGGATGTGAGGCCCCAAGCTGGGATGCAGCCCCCTCGGCAGCGTGGGCCGTGGTgaggctcagcctgggcacagctcaaCCTCTCACCTCCCAAACCCAGCCCCCCAGGGTGCCCCTGCCCCTCGCCCCCTCCGGCTTGtgcccagagggatggagctgcgCTGAGCATCCCTCGCCCAGCCGGGCAGTGCTTACCCACGGACTGGAGCTGAAGAAGGAGGAGTCAGGAGGAAGGTAGGCACCCacctcagccacatccagccctgtgctctgctctgcctctgtcccagctccagcagtccACTCCTCCGCGGCCTCGCTTCCAGTACTCCCCAGTCCCGCCCAGCGCCGGCTGAGCGCCGCAGTggtgcaggcagccctgccctgcccagccacctGCCCGGGGATGGGCACTGCCTCCtcgccccagcagtgcccagcaccaggAGTGTCCAGCCTGGAAGCACATCTGCTCATGGACcccaaagctgcaggagcagcctcccccctgcctggccccgcagagccctggtcctgctgctccGAGGGGCTGGCTCGGGGCAGCTGGAGGCATTTTGCCCTCGGTCTGGGAAGTGGCCTTGGAATTTGgagctggctctctgcagccaccagcccctggTGAGGGCAGAGTGGGATCTAAGCCTCTGCAGGTagctgggctgctcctccaGTGCAAAGCCTTTAACTCCTTCTTCCCCAGTCctggccccagggagcaggagcagggaggctggcagcagccccccagggctgttggTGCTGAAGGGATGGACCTGAGCTTTTTCAGGGAAgtggcagctgccagagctgaagTGGGACATGGGCACTCTGAGGAGTTCCCTAACTAGCTGACATGTTGggataaaaaaccccaagcagttCCAAGCCACAACTGGAAAAGAGCAATGGGCAGTGAGGAGGctctgtccttccccagccacctccccaaGCCATCTGCCCAAGCCTCAGTGCCTCCAGGGCTTAGCAACTTCTTAACTGCCATTGAGCAAAcccatcctgccctgccccagaggGTCCAGAGTcaccccagagcagcactgtgcccagctctggtccTGGCATCAATAGAGGCTGTTGCACAAGGGCAGCGAtgggctgctggtggcatcctgctccccagggtgCTGGAGTGAAGCTaaggcagcctcctgctgtgggcacagtgaCCCAGGGccagggatgggggcaggagctgggttgcatggggcaggagctgggttgcatggggcaggagctgggttgcatggggcaggagctgggttgCATGGGGCAgatgcaggctggctgctgcaggagcaagctCAGAAGGACActcacctcctgggcagcctcatcccACCAGCTGTGGAAGAGTTTTTCTCCTGCCACTCtcagctgggacaggagctgtgttcCAGCCACCCCAGCCAagggctgagctc
Proteins encoded in this region:
- the PTGES gene encoding prostaglandin E synthase — protein: MLQNEVLLCFAFYSTVLIVKMFVVAIITGQVRLRKKAFANPEDALRNGGLQFCRQDPAVERCRRAHRNDMENIFPFLFLGAIYSLLDPSPAVARMHFLIFCLGRIVHTVAYLLQLRAPTRSLAYSLAQLPCFSMALQILLATTPYCARGWSRQQQHTVELPYRGEGRRKVLLSLCPEDNTRVPPGPKEETRMDRE